A region of Streptomyces paludis DNA encodes the following proteins:
- a CDS encoding glycoside hydrolase family protein, producing the protein MTFRLDHAWVWDFWFADDGDTFHLFYLHAPKSLGDPELRHRNARIGHATSADLVDWRDHGPVLAPGRPGAFDGTATWTGSVVRGPDGVWRMFYTGARFLDTGGNIETVGVAVSTDLHTWTKRPGPLVEADSRWYEKLGDSSWPEEAWRDPWVFPDPAGDGWHMLLTARANHGPVDDRGVIGHATSPDLQEWTVRAPLSDPGAGFAHLEVPQVATVDGETVLLLSCDTPRLSAARRTAGGTGGVWSVPAATALGPYAVEDARLVVGESLYSGRLIEDRSGRTVLLAFDNSHDGEGFAGALSDPVRVSWSPDRRGLVPRALLSEGSPE; encoded by the coding sequence ATGACGTTTCGCTTGGACCACGCCTGGGTGTGGGACTTCTGGTTCGCCGACGACGGCGACACCTTCCATCTCTTCTACCTCCACGCCCCCAAGAGCCTGGGGGACCCCGAGCTGAGGCACCGCAATGCCCGGATCGGGCACGCGACCTCCGCCGATCTGGTCGACTGGCGGGATCACGGCCCGGTCCTCGCCCCGGGCCGGCCCGGGGCCTTCGACGGGACCGCCACCTGGACGGGCAGTGTGGTCCGGGGCCCCGACGGCGTCTGGCGGATGTTCTACACAGGAGCACGCTTCCTCGACACCGGCGGCAACATCGAGACCGTCGGTGTGGCAGTCTCCACCGATCTGCACACCTGGACGAAGCGGCCCGGTCCGCTCGTCGAGGCGGACAGCCGCTGGTACGAGAAGCTGGGGGACTCCAGCTGGCCCGAAGAGGCATGGCGCGATCCCTGGGTGTTCCCGGACCCGGCCGGTGACGGCTGGCACATGCTTCTCACCGCCCGGGCCAACCACGGTCCCGTGGACGACCGGGGCGTGATCGGGCACGCCACGTCACCGGACCTCCAGGAGTGGACGGTACGGGCACCCCTCAGCGACCCGGGTGCGGGCTTCGCGCATCTGGAGGTCCCCCAGGTCGCGACCGTGGACGGCGAGACCGTACTGCTGCTGTCCTGCGACACCCCCCGGCTCTCCGCGGCCCGGCGGACGGCCGGCGGGACCGGCGGCGTCTGGAGCGTCCCCGCCGCCACGGCCCTGGGCCCGTACGCGGTGGAGGACGCCCGGCTGGTCGTCGGTGAATCCCTCTACAGCGGGCGTCTCATCGAGGACCGGAGCGGCCGGACCGTACTGCTGGCCTTCGACAACTCCCATGACGGCGAAGGATTCGCCGGCGCGCTGTCCGACCCCGTAAGGGTGAGCTGGTCACCGGACCGGCGCGGTCTCGTGCCGCGGGCCCTCCTGAGCGAAGGCAGTCCGGAATGA
- a CDS encoding carbohydrate kinase family protein: MKDSRTHDRPSALVVGESVLDIVDTPQGRTRHPGGSPMNVAVGLARLGVPTQLFTQLGADTAGALIAGHLREAGVEIVPASFTASPTNTATATLHPDGSAEYAFVMEWAPPGPVPLPAVELIHVGSLGAFLRPGADTVEDFLARVPDSVTISFDPNIRPSLLHDRTDAVQRFERLARRADIVKLSDEDAAWLYPARSDAHVLAGLLDAGAELAIITLGAKGAKLATPAATATVPAPTVQAVDTIGAGDSFMSAILATLLNEQRPPGPLGPTTLEHLGTRAALAAALTVQREAAQPPTQTELHTATSPPPHT; this comes from the coding sequence ATGAAGGATTCACGTACACACGACAGGCCGTCCGCGCTGGTGGTCGGAGAGAGCGTTCTCGACATCGTCGACACCCCTCAGGGCCGGACCCGGCATCCGGGCGGCTCACCGATGAACGTCGCCGTCGGGCTGGCGAGACTGGGCGTTCCGACCCAGCTGTTCACCCAGCTCGGCGCCGACACCGCCGGCGCGCTCATCGCCGGCCACCTCCGCGAGGCCGGTGTGGAGATCGTCCCCGCGTCCTTCACGGCCTCTCCGACGAACACCGCCACGGCGACTCTTCACCCCGACGGCTCGGCGGAATACGCGTTCGTCATGGAGTGGGCCCCGCCCGGACCGGTGCCCCTGCCCGCCGTGGAGCTGATCCATGTCGGCTCGCTCGGCGCGTTTCTTCGGCCGGGAGCCGATACGGTCGAGGACTTCCTCGCCCGCGTACCGGACTCCGTGACGATCAGCTTCGACCCGAACATCCGCCCCTCACTGCTCCACGACAGAACGGACGCCGTACAGCGGTTCGAACGCCTCGCTCGCCGAGCCGACATCGTCAAGCTCAGCGACGAGGACGCCGCCTGGCTCTACCCGGCGCGCAGCGACGCACACGTACTCGCGGGCCTGCTCGACGCAGGCGCGGAACTGGCGATCATCACCCTCGGCGCCAAGGGAGCCAAACTCGCGACCCCGGCCGCGACCGCGACCGTCCCCGCCCCCACCGTGCAGGCCGTGGACACGATCGGCGCGGGTGACAGCTTCATGTCCGCGATCCTCGCCACCCTCCTCAACGAGCAACGACCCCCCGGCCCCCTCGGCCCCACCACCCTGGAACACCTCGGCACCCGCGCGGCCCTGGCAGCCGCCCTCACCGTCCAACGAGAGGCAGCACAACCCCCCACCCAGACCGAACTCCACACCGCCACAAGCCCCCCGCCCCACACCTGA
- a CDS encoding L-serine ammonia-lyase encodes MAISVFDLFSIGIGPSSSHTVGPMRAARMFARRLKNEGLLAHTVSVRAELYGSLGATGHGHGTPKAVLLGLAGNSPRTVDVESADAEAERIRTSGRLNLLGMHEIAFDTGTDLVLHRRKALPYHANGMTVAAYDADGGSLLEKTYYSVGGGFVVDEEALGENRIKLDDTPLTHPFRTGDELLRLASETGLSISALMLENEKAWRTEDEIRAGLLEIWRVMQACVARGMAREGILPGGLKVRRRAAHSARQLRAEGDAQAHAMEWITLYAMAVNEENAAGGRVVTAPTNGAAGIIPAVLHYYVNFAAGGATETEKDDNVVRFLLAAGAIGMLFKENASISGAEVGCQGEVGSACSMAAGALAEVLGGSAEQVENAAEIGMEHNLGLTCDPVGGLVQIPCIERNGMAAVKAVTAAKMALRGDGSHKVSLDKVIKTMKETGADMSVKYKETARGGLAVNIIEC; translated from the coding sequence GTGGCCATCTCGGTCTTCGACCTGTTCTCGATCGGCATCGGCCCGTCCAGCTCCCACACGGTCGGCCCGATGCGCGCGGCCCGGATGTTCGCCCGCCGGCTGAAGAACGAGGGCCTGCTCGCGCACACCGTCTCGGTCCGCGCCGAGCTGTACGGCTCCCTCGGCGCGACCGGCCACGGCCACGGCACCCCCAAGGCCGTACTGCTGGGGCTGGCGGGGAACTCCCCCCGGACGGTGGACGTGGAGAGCGCCGACGCCGAGGCGGAACGTATCCGCACGAGCGGCCGGCTGAACCTCCTCGGTATGCACGAGATCGCCTTCGACACCGGTACGGACCTGGTCCTGCACCGCCGCAAGGCCCTGCCGTACCACGCGAACGGAATGACGGTCGCCGCGTACGACGCCGACGGCGGCTCGCTGCTGGAGAAGACGTACTACTCGGTGGGCGGCGGCTTCGTCGTGGACGAGGAGGCCCTCGGCGAGAACCGCATCAAACTCGACGACACCCCGCTCACCCACCCCTTCCGCACCGGCGACGAACTGCTCCGGCTCGCCTCCGAGACCGGTCTGTCGATCTCCGCGCTGATGCTGGAGAACGAGAAGGCATGGCGTACCGAGGACGAGATCCGCGCCGGGCTGCTGGAGATCTGGCGCGTCATGCAGGCGTGCGTGGCCCGCGGGATGGCCCGCGAGGGCATCCTCCCCGGCGGCCTCAAGGTCCGCCGCCGCGCCGCCCACTCGGCGCGGCAGCTGCGCGCGGAGGGCGACGCGCAGGCGCACGCGATGGAGTGGATCACCCTCTACGCCATGGCCGTCAACGAGGAGAACGCCGCCGGCGGCCGGGTCGTCACCGCCCCCACCAACGGCGCCGCCGGCATCATCCCGGCCGTCCTCCACTACTACGTGAACTTCGCGGCGGGCGGCGCCACCGAGACCGAGAAGGACGACAACGTCGTCCGCTTCCTCCTCGCCGCCGGCGCCATCGGCATGCTCTTCAAGGAGAACGCCTCCATCTCCGGCGCCGAGGTCGGCTGCCAGGGCGAGGTGGGCTCCGCCTGCTCCATGGCCGCCGGCGCCCTGGCCGAGGTCCTCGGCGGCTCGGCCGAACAGGTCGAGAACGCCGCCGAGATCGGCATGGAACACAACCTCGGCCTCACCTGCGACCCCGTCGGCGGCCTCGTCCAGATCCCCTGCATCGAACGCAACGGCATGGCCGCGGTCAAGGCGGTCACGGCGGCGAAGATGGCCCTGCGCGGCGACGGCAGCCACAAGGTCTCCCTCGACAAGGTCATCAAGACCATGAAGGAGACGGGCGCCGACATGTCCGTCAAATACAAGGAGACGGCCCGGGGCGGGCTCGCGGTGAACATCATCGAGTGCTGA
- a CDS encoding serine hydrolase domain-containing protein, which produces MNTIRVEGTTAPGFSSLAEVFSAAFTDHDGMGAALCVRVAGETVADLWGGTADARDRSPWTKDTTSVIFSCTKGLVSLLAARLVQDGLLDWRTPVAAHWPEFAAAGKERITVADLLAHRSGLSAPRALLTVEEAIDWDTVTGLLAAQEPLWPPGEGHAYHALTHGWLAGEVIRRVTGRTVGQYFDDLIATPLHADAWIGLPHPVRRQVAHLRAGPSLTALVAQQAAARPAGEVDWSDRAMTLGKAFPAELVADEGGFNDPRIQAAELPGAGGIASARALAAIWSATVVETDGVRLLEAGTVDDAIRPQTEGTPVFGGPPPYPRWGMGFQLPSLAREYLGPASFGHDGAGGQVAFADVTHQVGFAFLTNLMEAGTDHRATALVDELRRILRDRPRP; this is translated from the coding sequence ATGAACACCATCCGCGTCGAGGGCACCACCGCCCCGGGATTCTCGTCCCTCGCGGAGGTCTTCTCCGCCGCCTTCACGGACCACGACGGCATGGGCGCGGCGCTCTGCGTCCGAGTGGCCGGAGAGACGGTGGCCGATCTGTGGGGCGGAACCGCCGACGCGCGCGACCGCTCGCCCTGGACGAAGGACACCACCAGCGTCATCTTCTCCTGCACCAAGGGCCTGGTCTCCCTCCTCGCGGCCCGCCTCGTGCAGGACGGCCTCCTCGACTGGCGGACCCCCGTCGCGGCCCACTGGCCCGAGTTCGCCGCCGCCGGCAAGGAGCGGATCACGGTCGCCGATCTCCTCGCCCACCGGTCCGGGCTCTCGGCGCCGCGTGCGCTCCTCACCGTCGAGGAGGCCATCGACTGGGACACCGTCACCGGCCTGCTCGCGGCCCAGGAACCGCTGTGGCCCCCGGGCGAGGGGCACGCGTACCACGCCCTCACCCACGGCTGGCTCGCCGGTGAGGTCATCCGCCGTGTGACCGGCAGAACGGTCGGCCAGTACTTCGACGACCTCATCGCCACGCCGCTCCACGCCGACGCGTGGATCGGCCTGCCTCATCCGGTACGGCGTCAGGTCGCCCACCTGCGGGCCGGCCCGAGCCTCACCGCGCTCGTCGCACAACAGGCCGCGGCACGGCCGGCCGGGGAAGTCGACTGGTCCGACCGGGCCATGACCCTCGGGAAGGCGTTCCCGGCGGAACTCGTCGCCGACGAGGGGGGCTTCAACGATCCCCGGATACAGGCCGCGGAGCTGCCGGGAGCGGGCGGTATCGCCTCGGCCCGGGCCCTGGCCGCGATCTGGTCGGCCACCGTGGTGGAGACCGACGGCGTACGGCTGCTGGAAGCGGGCACCGTGGACGACGCCATCCGGCCGCAGACCGAAGGCACTCCGGTCTTCGGCGGTCCACCGCCGTACCCCCGGTGGGGCATGGGGTTCCAACTGCCCTCTCTCGCACGCGAGTATCTCGGGCCCGCCTCCTTCGGGCACGACGGCGCCGGCGGGCAGGTCGCCTTCGCCGATGTGACGCACCAGGTCGGATTCGCCTTCCTGACCAACCTCATGGAAGCGGGCACCGACCACCGGGCCACCGCGCTCGTGGACGAACTGCGCCGCATCCTCCGCGACAGGCCACGCCCATGA
- a CDS encoding carbohydrate ABC transporter permease, producing MTRDVRTHEDPKPAAAAVRRPEEGAHAAGVGTTRGRAGRAGRPGRPGRASGRGRAGRRSVTGWLFVLPALAFFCAFVIYPLLTAVQYSFYRWNGIGASTWVGLDNYIRVFTDPALLISIVNALILIVFFTVIPVASGLALATLIRTVRPGPFATVARTVLFLPQIIPLVAAGIAWSWMYAQTGTVNTLLESVGLGSLSRSWLAEFGTALPAVGLIGSWVLTGLCTILLLTGIGKIDASLYEAARIDGAGWWREFVTVTLPGLRREIAVLVTITVIAALSSFDIIYTTTKGGPGTSTLVPGISIFRLAFTQSEVGLASALGIVLLALVLLTVLPIQLLTRDRD from the coding sequence ATGACCCGCGATGTCCGTACGCATGAGGACCCGAAGCCGGCCGCGGCGGCCGTGCGGCGACCCGAGGAGGGCGCTCATGCCGCGGGCGTCGGAACAACCCGGGGCCGGGCCGGCCGCGCCGGTCGGCCCGGCCGGCCCGGCCGCGCCTCCGGGCGGGGGAGGGCGGGGCGGAGGAGTGTCACCGGCTGGCTCTTCGTCCTGCCGGCGCTGGCGTTCTTCTGCGCGTTCGTGATCTACCCGCTGCTGACGGCCGTGCAGTACTCGTTCTACCGCTGGAACGGAATCGGCGCCTCCACCTGGGTCGGTCTCGACAACTACATCCGGGTGTTCACCGACCCGGCGCTGCTGATCTCGATCGTCAACGCGCTGATCCTCATTGTCTTCTTCACGGTGATCCCGGTCGCCAGTGGCCTGGCGCTGGCGACCCTGATCCGTACGGTGCGGCCCGGTCCCTTCGCCACGGTCGCCCGTACGGTGCTGTTCCTGCCGCAGATCATCCCGCTGGTGGCCGCCGGTATCGCCTGGTCGTGGATGTACGCGCAGACCGGCACGGTCAACACCCTCCTCGAATCCGTCGGCCTGGGCTCGCTCTCCCGCTCCTGGCTGGCGGAGTTCGGGACCGCCCTTCCCGCGGTCGGCCTCATCGGCTCCTGGGTGCTCACGGGCCTGTGCACCATCCTGCTGCTCACCGGCATCGGAAAGATCGACGCGTCCCTCTACGAGGCGGCGCGGATCGACGGCGCGGGCTGGTGGCGGGAGTTCGTGACCGTCACGCTTCCCGGGCTGCGGCGCGAGATCGCCGTACTGGTCACCATCACCGTGATCGCCGCGCTGAGCAGCTTCGACATCATCTACACCACCACCAAGGGCGGTCCGGGGACCAGCACGCTCGTCCCCGGTATCTCGATCTTCCGGCTCGCCTTCACCCAGAGCGAGGTCGGTCTGGCGTCCGCCCTCGGCATCGTCCTTCTCGCACTCGTCCTGCTGACGGTGCTGCCCATTCAGCTGCTGACAAGGGACAGAGACTGA
- a CDS encoding carbohydrate ABC transporter permease, whose translation MVVNKTEAIIGRVVLVLVLIVTVLPLLGMLSGALQPADRIPEGFSWPSDPQWGNFAVAFRTAHVWQLLGSSTLIILGVVPLSLLLATMAGYALGNLRIPGGRFVFLLLLLGLTIPFEAIIIPLYYEITALGLLNTQWAIILPLIGLYMPFSVVWMRAHFAGVPAELSEAARIDGASTFQEIRRIQIPLAMPALSALAILLFLWTWNQFLLPLVLVDDPDKRTMAGALGAFQGQYLNQLPLLFAGALIIMLPTIVVYVIFQRQFIKALLQGAVKG comes from the coding sequence ATGGTCGTCAACAAGACGGAAGCGATCATCGGACGCGTCGTCCTCGTCCTGGTGCTGATCGTCACCGTGCTGCCGCTCCTCGGAATGCTCTCCGGAGCGCTCCAGCCCGCTGACCGTATCCCCGAAGGATTCTCCTGGCCCAGCGATCCCCAGTGGGGCAACTTCGCCGTCGCCTTCCGGACCGCCCACGTCTGGCAGCTGCTCGGCTCCAGCACGCTCATCATCCTCGGCGTCGTCCCGCTCAGCCTGCTCCTGGCGACCATGGCCGGCTATGCCCTGGGCAATCTGCGTATCCCCGGCGGACGATTCGTCTTCCTTCTGCTCCTGCTGGGCCTGACGATCCCCTTCGAGGCGATCATCATCCCGCTGTACTACGAGATCACCGCCCTGGGGCTGCTCAACACCCAGTGGGCGATCATCCTGCCGCTGATCGGGCTCTACATGCCGTTCAGCGTCGTCTGGATGCGCGCGCACTTCGCCGGGGTGCCCGCCGAACTCTCCGAGGCGGCCCGTATCGACGGAGCCAGTACCTTCCAGGAGATCCGCCGTATCCAGATCCCGCTGGCCATGCCCGCCCTCTCCGCCCTGGCGATCCTGCTGTTCCTCTGGACCTGGAACCAGTTCCTGCTCCCGCTGGTCCTGGTCGACGATCCCGACAAACGCACCATGGCCGGCGCCCTGGGGGCGTTCCAGGGGCAGTACCTCAACCAGCTCCCCCTGCTCTTCGCGGGCGCGCTGATCATCATGCTGCCGACGATCGTGGTCTACGTCATTTTCCAGCGCCAGTTCATCAAGGCGCTGCTCCAGGGCGCGGTCAAGGGCTGA